From the Trichoplusia ni isolate ovarian cell line Hi5 chromosome 1, tn1, whole genome shotgun sequence genome, the window CGATCTGCAACAACAAGTGGTTCACCGACACCAGCATCATCCTGTTCCTCAACAAAAAAGATCTGTTCGAGGAAAAGATACGCAAGTCGCCGCTTACCATATGCTTTCCGGAATACACGGGTAAGAGTGTTTCTCTCATATGAAAATAAATCACGtgaaagtgtaaaaaatatcttatttcttGACTTATTTGATCACATACCAGTTAGATAATGCAATGTACGATTGTGACAGGTGCGCAAGAGTACGGCGAGGCGGCGGCGTACATCCAGGCGCAGTTTGAGGCCAAGAACAAGTCCACCACGAAGGAGATCTACTGCCACATGACGTGCGCCACCGACACTAACAACATCCAGTTCGTGTTCGACGCCGTCACCGACGTCATCATCGCCAACAACCTCCGCGGCTGCGGCCTGTACTAAGGCGGCCGCCGCCGGGCCGCGCGGCCCcgcccggccccggccccggccccggcccgCGCGGCCCCGCGCGGCCCCGCTCGGTCGCAAGCATATCAAGGCGCCGGCGCGGGGCGGCAGCGCCGCGGGTCGCTCGCGCCGCAGCTACGCGTATTATaattacctatatatttttatggaaagtAAGCTTACTGGATATTCCGCCGACGTGCAGATATCATGTGTCACAGGCTTGGGGCATCGTGTATGGTTATTGCTCCCGCCGCAGCGCGACTGGACCGACCGACCGCTAGCGTTTCGTTTTCCCTGTAATATAAAACCGTAGTTTGGTTATTATTTCGGCACGCGGACCGGGGCTCGCAAGTCGCGTGTCTCCTGGGATCGTTTTCGATAATGTGAATTAGTGATCTAGTGTTCAATTCTAAATTTTGGTGCTAGGCATTTGGTATAGTGTTTCGTTGGCACAAGTGTTCAGGCAGTCGGTCCGGCAGCGCGCGGCTCGGAGCCCCGGTAACAATATGTGCTTATATACTCACTCTCTTACGGACCAAACACAGCAAGGAACCAATATTTAGTATTGAATCAATAACACGGCAGTGAGATGCATGAATACGTTCACAGGCCTACTTAAACTGATTACAAAACATCATTCcattattaagtattatatCACTTATaatgagaaattattttttataaacttttgaaTGCACAACTGTAACCGCTCTATGGAATAAGACGACGTCGTTTATGTTACGTACCTACGGTCATAGTTTAAGCTAAGCCCTGTCATCAATATTATCTTTAAGTTAAGCATCGTACTACGcacaaattatttattcctGTAAGAGCATTCATTTGTTACGCCATATATACACAtttctgaatatatttttttgtgttcatatttttctatatcATTTTACAGTTAACCTTaaggtgtagccatttaagatCTATTCTTGTATTCAATTATGAAAATCAtgttaggtatttattttatcgatagTACTTGTATTAAACGTGGTATATGTAAACttgtcatgtttaatttttatatttaacggTAATTAACCAATGTTTATGATCATGTTAATGTTCGTGATTATTTTGTGAAGTGGGTGGAGTCTGTATCGGTAATCGGTAAGGATAATATAATAGCAGTAACAGCTAGAGGTAGGCGAGAGTAGCGCAGCACGATCCGCGACCGAGCCGCTCTGTTGTTCTAAGATATGTGAGTATATAAACTTTGTATACACTCGCGAATTGGCGTAATCAAACACTATATATACtatataacataatttattattaataataaaaataaaatcttactttTAAGCATTAGGACAGTAACTGtatcaataaacattaattaataatgcaaTTAGACAGTAACCTTTACTATTGTCATAGTTAGgtgattaattttcattttatgtttatgagtatgtaaaaagtgattaaatgaaaatgtgaCGCCTACACTGTGACCGCGCGGGCCATTCACCTCTGGCGCATTGCGCTCGGCTTGCTGCGAGCTGCCACTCCTCGGACAGGACCCGGACTGTTGTAACAGGCACCTTGCGACCAcaattttaactaaaaacaacatagatttttagataattaaattgGAAACGTATGGTAGTGGCCCGCGGCTCGAGCGCCCGCCGCTCGCTTGTTGCTAGGTAGGTTTTTTACTGTTATGTAACAATATGTGTAcgtaaaactaataaaaataatattagcgCAGTTCTACATTCAACCTACATTTAAGTAAGCTTCACgttacatttaaagtttttttaatgagtGAGCGATGTGGGTATACTCGTTCGACGTCCTCCCTGCGTTGGCCGGGGCTCGGACCCGGACACACTAGCCGACGTCGACAGTTTGCATTTCAGTGTGTTCCTCCGCCGCAGAACATTTAACTTGTATGCTTATATTTCGAGTGAATGTGATGTAAATTTTATACACTGCCGCATTGTTTATTCGCTCGAATCACATTTAGTTTATAAGATTTGAGACAGTGAAGGATTCGCACAAGCCACACGTAACATGTTTGTTTGGGACTGTAAGTGCGCACAAGTCATAGGTCGCAGCTCAATGACTCGCCGGACGGTACGACACTCGTCACTTGATGTGCGTTAGCTTCTTATTTGAAGACTGAATTGTTGCGGCTCAAATATTCTCGCGCTTTATTAGATCCACAACTGGGGAAGATATTGCAAAGTTTTTTAAGGTAGTAGTAGCATTTAGTGATCGGGTTCGAGGCATATTTATGTCTTTAAATTTTTGTGATGTGGCATGAGATAATTCGATGAATACCTGTATCGACATTCTACTGTTGATATTAGCGAAATGAGCGACGTTCAGTTATTATTCTTAATATAACCGCTGAGTATTGTCGAGATGTCGTCGATCTTAAACAATATCACCATGCTTCATTCATATTTGCCAAAGTTAATACTAACCTCACTATTTATACCTACTGTATGTTCTTCGATAACTAAATTATGTCTGGGATTCGCGGTAAGGGCGGAGGCGCGGCGCGGCCCCGCGTCGTGTATAGTCGTATCGGTACTGATCAGAGTACAATgttgaaaatatcttatttagaATTGATGAacatgtaaacatttatttctagcGCGTGCGAGGGATCGCTCGGTGGGCGAGTCGCAGGCGTGACATGGCTGTATGCACTGAGCGCCTGAGCCGCGACCGGCGACAGTCGCGAGTCCCGCCCTGCCACTGTGCCAATATGGCGCCGAGCGATCCCGTCATTGAACAAACGTTTAAGAAAGTAAAATTTTTAGTCACTAGTGGGTAATTTTTGAATGTGATTCaatcttatctttatttttctatatcGAGTGACATTCAactttaatttcattgttttccaccttattttttgtattgcaTTTACTGAAAGCGATGTATTTAACCAACGatgtaataaacaatattttctcttatttGTATCTCGTCTGCactggtattttttattgaatttactaTAAATGTACTTTAagtgtataattttaaataattactgaaaatgattatattctaatttttatgttcaaataaaagtttgttttatttatagcccTAAAACAATCCTTTCTAACAATAATAggttattatttgttgtttcacTTCGGTAGCTATTCGAGTGCTATTAGCCATTCACGCAACGCAAGCGATTTAATGCGTATGCTACGGCTGTACAAATTCGGCACAGCACAAGCACTGCTCAAATAGCTGTACTTCATCATATTCAGATGAAACCGGCAGCTCGACATAGTCGGAGTTGTGCATGGTCAGAACGTCAGGATGTCAAAACACCGTCTAACTGGCAGGCTAAACTgtgttaaaaattgtttaaacgTAACAGTTACTATTTTCTCATGCTACAGTAGTCATAAGATCAAAGTCGAGACCTGCATAGCTGCACTTAGGTTACTAGGACCGTTTTAATCAGGTGTTGGTGTTTGGATTCCGGAAGCGCTGTACAGCATTCTAACAATACCCCTCAGTCTGCAAATACacgaaacaattttttattttgacatgtgATTggcagggccggatctaggggccccgaggcaacaaaggagtggaaaaaattatcgagcttttttttagatgcataatgtcaataatgtgggcttctacgtggttcaatttttttattttatttcatctggagtgctgggcccctagtcatagtggtggacccctaggcactggcctacagtgccttatggataatacggcactggtgATTGGGCATTGTGAATTTAAAAAGCCTACGCAACAGTTAAGCATTTATCAATGAATTGGTTAAATCGAACAGAATTTACGTGAAATTTGATATTCTATTTCAACTATGAAGTAATCCAGGCGGGGACACCATTTTGGAATCTAGATTAAAGGCCCTTAAATGGGCACTTGCCTTAATAGCATAATACCTATACTTGTTTACTGTATTAGGTAGTCTGTTTCGTTTCGGtcaagaaattatttaaaatagaaaactgaTTTTATCAGTTACCTTTTTAACAGTAACATGGGAAAAGATCGAGAGTGAGTGGTGAGACAAGTCCTCATAAGTGTGGTGCTGCTACGGTTTATAAATGTATTCCTGTAAATAATGGAATCAAACAAGGTAAGGCCACAATTTCTTTCGCTTGTATCACTGCCACAGGGTACGAATAATGTTAGATCAGCAACACTGTCGTGACCAGATTTATCGCTGCAAACGAACGTCGAGTGGCTGCATAAGGCCGCACCTTACTAGTTTGACTTTTTCGTTATGATTTCCCTTCACCGCATTTTAACCCATCTAGAAGGGTTTAAACATTAAGGGAAAGTGATGTTCTTTTCCGACTGCTTGCAGTAGTGCTCTATTTTAGTTCCTTATCCACGATACCGCTGTTTAAATTTGTCCGTTTGTGATCAATCCGTACCTCAGAAGCAGGATGGCTAGACAAATTAAGACTTTttgttctattaataaaattatgaccgtaccaaacgTTTATTAcgtttggtacggtcataaTTTTATGGGTCACAAATAATTGGTGAGGTACAGAACCCGTAGTGTCTTGATTGGCcggttattaatttttatgcgTTTTGAATTAGTTTAACATAAAAGCTGTGttcttttgtattatttattcatcaatGTGGTTTTATcgaattaataataacaaataaccaAATTTATTATGCCAGTTGCACTCCTATCCTGATCATTCATATCTTTTTTGTcgttaaaacaaaagtttacaaaaattacttttaataaaagaaagccTGTCGTGGGAAATGTCAAATTGTCTATGTATAACCttaaattttgatgtttgaCATTTAACATTGTTTGCGTCTCTGATCGataactacaaaacaaaataagtttttatcaaatttctCAATTACTGCGAGATGAAAGACGTTATAGATGTGACTGCTTTGCAAAGCAGCAGACGAGAGAGAAGATTACCTGACTATCGTAGTGCTCCGAGTCATAGTTTAGCAACAAACTTCATATTTGAATGTGGTATTAAACTTGGTTTGCAACCGGCGACCGTTGCAACTGCTGCCATATTCTATCACAAATTCTTCAAAGAAGCTGATAAAAATGATTACGACTGTTACGTGATATGTACTGCTTGCTTGTGTGCGGCGGGGAAATCGCGTGACGAGCCTGTGAGACTACGAGATGCTGTGAACGTCGCTCATAACTCGATCAACCGCGGAGCTGGGCCATTAGAACTGGGTGAAGAGTATTGGTCGTGGCGAGGCGCGGTTGCTCAAGCGGAGCTGCTAGTATTAAGGTTATTGGGATTCAACCTGGAAGCGCCTTCCCCTCATAGATACTTGCTACACTACTTGCGATCGCTCCAGGAATGGTTCCCACCGTCACAGTGGCGCTCTGCCCCCATTGCCCGCACTGCCATGGCTTTCTTGCAAGATTATCATCATTCTCCTTCAATACTGGACTACAGAGCACCTCATGTAGCTGTTGCGTGTTTGACATTAGCACTGCATGTTTTGGGAGTCTCAGTTCCGTTAGCATCAACATTGGATGATGATGCAGCATGGTATTCAGtaagtatacaaaatattaatataaatatatgaactTCACAACTTTGCAATATTTTGATGTGATTGGAACCCTGATTACCTCCGAAGATTGCATTACCTGACTGACTGTGCTATTCCTGATAATATTGTCAGGCATGCAGTATTAAAATCGGATTGGAAGTTACATGTACACAgattaacttataaataaatttaaatttaattacattaatttaccTATATCTTTCAGGTATTTACCAAAGACTTgcagaaagaaaaaaattgggAGATAATGGAGAAAATTATGCAAGTCTACAGCAGAGAGCCAGAACCTATCTAAGTatatgaatatgttttatttcatgtatattACTAATAAAGGGACATTGAATGTGTGATGTGAAGTTTTGTAAAGgcaggtttttattttacatttctcACCCAAACACAATACCCACTATGAGACTAAGTCTTGACTGCATTTCTGAATCACAAAATTTTTTAACCATGCAGGAATCAAAGAATAGGATTCATGGCAAGTGGTAGCTGTCATGGTCTTACATCAttatatgtaattgttttaacataaaaaattatatactttCTGACAGTATAATGTATTCTGAAAATTTTTATGCCAAGTTATTTATATAGATGCCTAGTTTAATTTATATCCTGGTAATCTAAACAATCGAGATACAAAGCAGAAAATAGCAACACCGTTCCAACAGCTGTCACTAGCAGCATGTCAAATTTGTTTTGAACTTTCAAACAACAACTTGTAAGAACTTGAAACAGGGTGGAAACTAGTATATTTTAGTAGTTTATCTTGTATACTTCAGATTATActacagtaatattaaaaaaaataaaaattttgagtGACAGATATAGTGATATACCAAGATGAGTTCCGACGAAGAAAATGAAGATATTCCAACTTGGAAAGGTGTACCGGCTACAATGATATGCATCAACACTTTCGGCTCAACTATTGGTGCGGCTCAAGTGGCTCACGCGGCCACTTGTAATATGATACGCCAGTACTTACGGGAAGCTAGCTCTCAACTAATAGGAGTTTGTCTGTATGGCACAGAAGGATCCAATACATCCGTGTTTGGGATCAAAAGTGTTGAAGAGGTTTTCCCACTTTCATTACCAAActtaaacaattacaaaaaacttcaatctattaatatttcatCACTCAAGCAAGCCAAAGAATTAATATTATCAGATGTGCTTTGGTATTGCAATAAAGCATTTGCAAGTTGCAATAAACAGCTATCAAcaaggaaaattataattttgtcaaGATTTGATACCCCTCCATCGAAATCAGATGAAAGGCCAACATTCAAGAGAGTTGATGACTTGGTTACGgcttatattcaaataaaactaataaatgttTCAGAAACTGAATATGAAATCAATCCATTTTACAAGGATTTTCTAAAAGAGGTTAATAGAGAAGAAGTTAATTTACCAAAGCCTGTTTGGGATCAGAAAGAGATCAAACAACTAATGTGTGAAGAGGCTCACCGCCACCTAGCTGTTGCTCGAATCACTTTCGAGATTGGTGAGGGTTTAGCTTTAGGCGTGGGAATATACAGTCTTCTGAAATCAAGTATACAGCAAAAGAAGTCAGATCTTCACAGAGATACAAATGCTATTCTTATTGGTGTTAACAAAACTATGAAGGTGAAAATAGACAATGATGATGGAATGGATGTAGATGAAGAAGAGCAGGAACCAAAATCTGTGCCTTTGCTGAAGTCTGAAACATTAAACTATCAGACATATGGTGAAGAGATGGTTGAATTCACAGATGATGAATTGAAATTACTAAAAAACCCATTTGGGCCCCCTATGCTTAAGCTTCTTGGGTTTAAACCAGCCAGCATTATATGCAAAGAAAAATGGTTTATAAAACCAGGTTATTTCTTGTTTCccattgaaaatataatagaagGTTCCACAGTAGCATTTAAAGCCTTTCATAAGGCTTGTGTTGAGATGAACAAGGTTGCCATATGTGTGCTGTGTACTAGAGTAAATTCAAGGCCTTGCATTGTTGCTCTTTCTCCCACCACTAAGCCTCTTGGGCTTAATGTGGAAACAGGGTTTGATGTAATTAGACTCCCTTTTGTAGAACATGTCAGAAATATTCCTATGTATGAAGATGATGAAGAAGTTCAAATTACTACAGAAAACAAATCTGTAATGAAGGATATCTTGAAAACcctttgttttgattataaagCTGATGTATTTGAAAATCCAAAACTTCAATCGCAATATCGGGCTATTGAAGCAATTGCTTTAGAAGAAGATGATGTGGAGCCATTTGTAGATACTACAAAACCTAGCCCAGATAAGTTTCGAATAATTAAAGATGACTTATTTCAACAAATGTTTGCTCCTTTTGGATCAGTGGCTGTAAAGAAATTTTCGAGCTCAAGAGAGGGTGGACCCGAAAGCAAAAAGGCTAAAGTTGAAGATATTGATGAAAATTTACTTAGAAAGAGACTTGATACTAAAAAGGTAGCTGATTACACAGTACGCCAATTGCAAGACATTTTAAGATCCAAGGACATTCCTAGTTTGCCTGCATTAACAGGCTTGAAAAAGAAGGATCTCGTTGAATTAGTTTATACGCATTGGAAGTAATTAGTTGAGACTTGTTGTACctgtgtcaaaaataaaatgttatttttttgtatttttgtagtgtCGTTTCTTTTGTAACAAATTACAACCTATAAGAAGAGATTcatctttatatatatataaacctcgtgtcacaatgtttgtcctcaatggactcccaaaccacttaaccgattataataaaattcgcacaccatgtgcacttcgatccaacttgagagataggatagtttaaatctcaagttatggTCGCAATTTAAGTTAATAAAGTTACCAATTCAAGCTTATATGGACTTCATTTAGACAACCTTATGGCATGTTTAATGGTGGATAGCTATGTATATATGGTTCTTGTTTACGATACAATTACTCATCGAAATACAGGACAGGATAGGGATAATGctctaaaataaacaacactttAGAtctacaaacaaatataattcagttttctaacattttacgatacataattttataaatgtacagGGTAAGCTCATGACGTGGGAGAAGCGGTACTAGTTTTCAACTGGCTACCGGATGTACACAATATGTGGTGCATTATAATCATAGAAGCGACGCGACCGCCGCCGGCCGCGCTGATATGCTTTCACTTCGTATGGAACGGGTATGACTTACACCTAACGTGAGTGAAGACATGGAGTACATTCCAATCCAACGTGCGTCAGGTTACAAATCTACATTAGACACCAATGACtagtataatttataaaaaattacgCTACGGTTAAGCGtaatgaatttcaaatttacatCAGTATGCCAGAGAATGCATATAATAGCGGTCCGAGTGAAACGATTAGCGGCGACTTCTGTGCGTCCCATGGAAGACAGAATGAAAACCTCCCATCGACTCGCGCCTCTACACATTTGTGCttctattttaacattaatgtTGCGTGtcgattaatttaataaaaacgggATTTACAAGTGTAAATTGATTAGCATTTCTACAAAACCGACGATGAAAATTCATGTATTAAGAGCGATATATATTTCTTattctattcatattttattaaattctataaataaatttcacacaGACAAAATGTAACACATGATATTGATGTAAACGACATAGATAAATGAcagttattagttattattgCACGATAATATAAACTACTGGGTTCAATACACTGGGGACACACAGACATTACGCGGGGGCGACACGTGACGCACCTCACCTGTACAATGTAACAAACACAACGTTATACATAGCAATATCAACTCATGTACACTACCATAGGGGACCAATCAAACACCGCACTCTCCAAGGTAACGGATTGACAGTGGATTCTAAACACTCACACATCTCGAAAAAAGTATATTGTATAAACAATGCCCtagaatcaaaatatttacctCACGATTTTCATGTACTTTAATATCAAGGTATCCAaattcttttgaaataattactCGAGTCCTTTTACggtaaatattttgaacattatCAAATAGTTTATAGAGTGATTTGACGTCTTAAAATTGGAGGTATTGAATGACTGATTGATGTCCGATACACTAAATACACATATCTCACAACACGTTTCACAATTTCACATAGAAAAAGGCAGTTTAAGTAAGTTAAAAACACgagattaatattataattgttagtGAGAAAGTGTATTAAGAAAATTGTTGTCTGGTTGATGTACTTGTACAAAATAGGCACTTCAAGTGAGAATTAACTAAGTATAGCAAATCGATGGGTGGACAAAAATTATTgtcagtaacaaaataaataaacaatgccAGCCAGTTAAAGGGAATGTATTAGCAACGTCAACCAAACTCAAATCGGCAGTTAAGAAAAACAACGATTGCAAATCACAAGAAGCAGAAGCGCAGGCCGACATGGCGTAATGTGCTAACACAGAGTCATGTCTGGGCTTGATAACCAGTGAGAGTCGCAAGCGGTACATTTACAGTCCACAATAAAATAACGTAACGTCTTatattcattcaataaaataaaatcttctaTGGCATCTGAAATCAATTTGTACACTTTTGTACATGGCGTCAAAACGATACACCTCACCCCTCAGGATTTGACtatattccattaaaatttcctaatctactaatatttaaattacaataagaaATGACGAAAACTAACTACTACATagtaaatatatacttaaatatttagcGCTACACATGATATTTACGCACTCACCTACTTTGGTTGGATTCACGAAATAAACGTTGGAtgattctaatttaaataatactggAACGTTGTACCTGAGGGTAGGACGAGTGCCGGCGAGTGGCGAGTGCGGCAACACGAGCGTCGTGATCACCGCGAGAGCCACAACACCAAAATAACCAATACTATTTATACACCAATCTTAAAGGACTTATCAAATCAACAACGATGGATTTCTACTATTTGTTCATTGGAGCTTCGTGTTCGCTATAAAagtattacaaatttaaaacaccTCAGatctattataatgtaaaattgttaaagagcaaacaaaacaataggAACTCTCTACAACAGAAAagaagatttaaattaattcaaagataacataaaacaaatccATTTCCTTAACAAAATTACTATGAAACAATCGTAATAAAATACTCTGCGAACGAAACAAAtcatatatatttgttttgtataatatgtatttcatttccatgtaataaaacattataatttcagGATCGATAACAAGTCTGAATGTTTGTAGACATTAAACTACAGAACATTTGTAAATTCGCAAACTGTCCTGTAACAATTACAACAcgtaaactattatttataatttggcatATAATAAACTGATCCTCACATTACAATCTCCATATACATATATCGACGAGAAAACTTTAaccaagatataaaaaataaataaaaatactaagtgATAGATTTAAtctaatcacaaaaataaaaaatacaactataTAATTTACCTACTAggtatataattttgttatcatTCAGAAAAGCCTGTGTCAGTGAAAATATCTTAAGTTAATAGAAATGGCGATAGCGATAGAGAATATCCCAAGATAGACGTGGCCGAGTGCCGAATAGTATTGCATTGTAACCACTCACTACGTAGaacatatttaatgttaatCTTTAACACTAATGCCTTTTACCCTCGACTCATAAATTCTATTGTTATCGTTAGATGTTTTCTTCGATCTTGGTTAAGTGACGACTTCCGTAGAAAACAAAATGTGCTGTGacatgttttacataaaataaactaataaaaggTATTGCACAttgaaaagtaaaacatttgtaatagaaaaatatcaaagtaattaaaagttgATATAAGCAAACAGCGTTGTCGAGTTCTCATTGTTCTCGCAGTTATGGCACATAAAATGAGCATAATGTCTCGTTAGCATTTTGTTTCCTACGCGCTCGCCTCGACGCCCACCTTCCTCGGTGTACCTTATATATACTTAGCTACTAAGGCATTTCTCTATCTAAAATAAgcgtatatttttatcaatgcaATATTATTGAGCGCTCGGTGTGTAGTCATTATTTCACCTTCCATTCAACGCGTAATCTGTTTTATCTACTACGAtaagttcaataaattaaattaaaaatggcactatattaaattaaatcaaattgttgtttcttttgtaaCTTTGTACCAATATTTTAGTTGGTTAAGCATAAAATAAGTGAGAGCTACTTAATAAGCGAATGCTTAATGACCGCAAAATGTCTtaatattttgaggttatgcTGTATACTTTGAAGTTCTTTAGAATTACTGTTACACTCAAATTGTCATGTGATTGGCATACCAACTAAATGGGAGCTATaataaggtaataaataatacaggAACATTAAAATAGTTACTAAATTACTCAACTCCATTTTGCTTAGCTGCTGTTTTTATCCATGTAATGTAAATACATAAGTTAAGTACAGCATAACCCCAGTGGAAGCTATAAAACGAATATAGGATTAGATTACGGTGTGTGGAAGGGAAACAAGTGTTGGCGCTGTGTGCGGCGCGGGGCGCGTTCATCGCACGTCGGTGAGG encodes:
- the LOC113494785 gene encoding X-ray repair cross-complementing protein 6-like; the protein is MSSDEENEDIPTWKGVPATMICINTFGSTIGAAQVAHAATCNMIRQYLREASSQLIGVCLYGTEGSNTSVFGIKSVEEVFPLSLPNLNNYKKLQSINISSLKQAKELILSDVLWYCNKAFASCNKQLSTRKIIILSRFDTPPSKSDERPTFKRVDDLVTAYIQIKLINVSETEYEINPFYKDFLKEVNREEVNLPKPVWDQKEIKQLMCEEAHRHLAVARITFEIGEGLALGVGIYSLLKSSIQQKKSDLHRDTNAILIGVNKTMKVKIDNDDGMDVDEEEQEPKSVPLLKSETLNYQTYGEEMVEFTDDELKLLKNPFGPPMLKLLGFKPASIICKEKWFIKPGYFLFPIENIIEGSTVAFKAFHKACVEMNKVAICVLCTRVNSRPCIVALSPTTKPLGLNVETGFDVIRLPFVEHVRNIPMYEDDEEVQITTENKSVMKDILKTLCFDYKADVFENPKLQSQYRAIEAIALEEDDVEPFVDTTKPSPDKFRIIKDDLFQQMFAPFGSVAVKKFSSSREGGPESKKAKVEDIDENLLRKRLDTKKVADYTVRQLQDILRSKDIPSLPALTGLKKKDLVELVYTHWK
- the LOC113494801 gene encoding cyclin-Q produces the protein MKDVIDVTALQSSRRERRLPDYRSAPSHSLATNFIFECGIKLGLQPATVATAAIFYHKFFKEADKNDYDCYVICTACLCAAGKSRDEPVRLRDAVNVAHNSINRGAGPLELGEEYWSWRGAVAQAELLVLRLLGFNLEAPSPHRYLLHYLRSLQEWFPPSQWRSAPIARTAMAFLQDYHHSPSILDYRAPHVAVACLTLALHVLGVSVPLASTLDDDAAWYSVFTKDLQKEKNWEIMEKIMQVYSREPEPI